The genome window ACGACGTGGTCTCACCCGAGGAACTCGCCCAGCAACTCGACGCCGACGAGACGGCGGGCTGGGACGATCTCACCGCGTGGCGAACGACACGGCAGAATCTCGCCGTCGCCCAAGCAGCACTCGCCTACGACGAGGCCAGCCACCAGCTTGCTGTATGAACGACGACGATCGTGCCGGCGAGTTCGGGCCGATCTATCTTCCGGCACTTCAGCGGATTCGTGACATCTGGCTCGAACTCGAGCCGCTCGTCGACGAAACAGGGTACGACGACGCCGTCGCCCCCACGGAACTACAGATCAGCCTTAGTGATGGGCTCGGCGACGCCGAGAGCGCTCGGCTCGATATCCAGTGGAGTGAACTGGGGATGTATTCGTTCCATTACGTCGATAGCGACGACGTCAATTGGCGCTTCGATTGCCACCCGAACACCCACTCCCCGGAGATTCATTTCCACCCACCACCTGAAGCTGCCACGACGGACGCCGAACTGTCCTGTATCGACGTGACCGAGGTCTCACTTGTGACTCGTGCAGTCCATGCGATGTGGCGAGCAGCGTACGACAGCGATGACGTCGATCAACTGAATAGCGCATCAAACCCGCCGTGAGACGGCATTAGCGCATAGTTCGGTCAGCCGCGTCGATCATCTGGTCGCGAGCGGCTTCGACATCGGAGTAGAGTGCCAATGCGTGTTTGATAAGCCGGCGGTCTTCCAGATTCTCCTCCCAGCGGGTACTCGCGTCGCGCCGTTCGTGAAGCTCGTCACTTACGAGGTCGCCATCGGCGAGCGACTGTTCGAGCTCCTCCCACGTTTCGACGTCGTAGGTGGCCTGCCACTCCTCGATCTCCTCGGTGATCGCGACCAATTCGTTGCGCAGTTCCTCGCGGGTGTTCTCCTCGATGAGCGTGCGGATTTCCTCAAAGAGCAGTCGTGTATAGTCCGGCTGATAGCGCGTGGTCTCGCCGGTCTCGACGCGACGCAGCTGCCCCTGGTCGACGAGATCCTGGAGTTCCTCGTTGGTCGTACTCCAGGCGGCGTCGGCCTGCTCGCTGATCCAGTTGACCGACCGCGGTTCGCGAAGCGTCTCAGCGACCGCACGAATACGGTCACGGGCACTCATCGACTCAGTCCACGACTGGACCCCAACTCGCGAGAATTCGGACATGCTTGGCACCTCTTGTGACGGTGGGGGTCCCCTACTCGCATATATGTTTGTACTCTCTCGTATAATCAAGAGCCCATTGCGAGCGAGGGCGTCCGGACATTGAAATACGAAACCGACAGAAGCTATGAGCCAACCGATGCACAACCGATATTCTGACTTCGAGGAACTGCGTCCGACCGGCGAGGCGTCCCACATTCCGGACACAAGGCTGGACATCGACGGTGTGGGTGACCCCCGGCGGCAACGCGTCGCGACGAGCACTGATGGCTACCCCGATGCGCCGACGGTAACCGACGGCGAGTGCCGGTCCTGTGGGGCGTCAGTCCCAGACGGCCAGACGAAATGCCGGTTCTGTCTCACCAACCATCTCGGTAGTGAGGCCACTAGCACGAACGAGTCAGCGTCGACGACGGTCCTCGGCATCGTCCACCTGGTCGTCGAATCGACCACATTCTACGGCGCCGTCGCGAAGGGCAGCGCCGCGGCGACCCTTCTCTCTGCCAACGACGCGGTGCCGGCCGTCGACGACTACACGCTCATTTACGATCTCGACGAGGCGCCAGCGCGCCAGCTGGCCGATCAATGGCCCTCACTCCCTGACGCGGTACAGGTGTCGTCAGAGGAGGGAGAGCGGCTTCTCAGTGCTGCCCGTGACCGGACTGGGTGGCACGGGCAGGGAGCGTCGGAGCGTCAGGAGCAGGCCCCGACGCGGCTCTACGACCAGCGTGGGGACGGCATCCGCAACGCGTCGCGTCTCGACGTGGTCCTCGACGATGCCGACGACGCGGTGTGGCTGGTTCCAGCGATGGCACTGACCGAATCTACTGGTGAGGCTGCGGGTGATCGGCAGGTGTCGTCGGTACCGACGGTACAGGAACTCGACTGTCAAAACTGTGGACGTGCGACCGACCATCGGTTCAAAACCCATGAGTCGGTCCCGGATGAGGCGTGGACGGGGCACCCGATGTGGGAGTGCCGGGTGTGTGGCTCCCTTCGTCACGGACCCAGTCCCGGGTAACGCCAGTGTTGAGCATCGGTTAACCAACAGTCTGGGAGTATGTTCCAGGTTCGTTGGTTAAAGCCGCGAGCTCCTGCAAGCCCGACGCCAGTCTTGATGGAGAGTCTTTCCCCGCCAGCGAGCGGTGAGGCGCTTCCGATGGAGCAAGAGTTCAAACAAGGGTACCGGATGCATCGTATACTCAGCAATCTCAACCGACTCGACGTCGACCGATTAGACGACGCGGATCGAGGGCGAGTCGAGACCGCGAGAGACCTTCTGGAAGAGGTGAGCCTTCTCACGCGGCCGGGCGACGGAGCCGGGGCGGACGCCCATGCAGACTCCTAACTGGAGTCGCCCGCCACGTCTCGGGAGTCACCTCTCGCGTCGGTTTATCGCCCCCGACAAGGGTACGGGGGCGACCCCGCGAAGTCCAGACATGGCGACACGGCAAGCTGCGACGACATCAACCGGCGTGATCACGACCGAGTATGAGACGGCAGGTTTGGACACGACGGGCACTGTCGTGGGTGATTCACCGTTTTCGTAGGTCTCCCAACTTCTTCGCGACATACACCCGTCCACCATCCTCCCAGTACTTGTTCAGAAGCCAGAGTGGTTTGTCTACTTGAACAGGAACGAGCTCGTTTCGCTGACAGAGTAACTGCCAGAAGGTTCGGAGCGTCTCCTTGTCATCAGCGTCGTACTGACTGAACTGCTTGCCGTTCGAGTGCAGTCGGTTCGTCATGCCCACGATATGGAAGTCGACCGGGATATGGACCTCCTCGATTCGTCGAAGTTCGTGGACCTCTTCATGCATCAGCCGGAGCCAGAGCGGTCTGATCTTTTCACCACCAAGTGCAGGAAAATCGTTAGATTGTACTGCCTTCTCGATCGCGGGTGCATCGTAACTAGGATCATCGACGGTATCAGACTCGATCATCGGAGCCTCCAGTAGATTTCGAGGATCGCCGTCCCACTTCGTACCAAGGGTTTGAGCGTTGCGATACCACCAGTCGGGATCGCGGTGATCCATGAGCTCAAGGGAGCCGAACAGCTCCACGAGTTCGTCCTTTCGATCCTCGTCGACGAGTTTCTCCGGGAGAAACGTCCATCGGTGCTGCTTCCAGAGATTCGCACAGATTCGCCAGAGTCCATTCGGACCGTCCGTCTTCTTGCTGTCTTGGGTGCCGTCGTGGATATGATTCGTGACGCAGGTGAACGTCAGAAAGAGCGCGAGATCCCGACCTTGGAGCTGCAGGTCCTCGAGGATCACGTATTCCGGAAGTACGTGGGTCGAGAAGAACTCTGCACCTGCATTGTAGTCTTCCATGATTTCCGGGAGGAGAAAGTCGAGTTCCGAAGGATCCTCAATCATAGCTCTAGCTGTGAGATCTAGCACCTTTGACGTTGCGCCGAATCATCCGCCGATAGCATTCAGAACTGATCTCGGAGACTTTCTGCCGTAACTATCCAATGCGCCTCGATCGGATCGGTCTCGACTTCGGTCCCCTTGTGGAGTGCGTCGTGTTCGTCGAGCCTCGCGAGACTGAACAAGTGTTCGGAATCGCGGTTGTTTCGATGTGTCTGGAGCCTCAATCAGAGATTCGTACTCTGTCAGACTTTCATTGTGCTTGGAACTCCGCTCGACTCGCCGTAAGCAACACCTCACCGAGCTGTTTATTCAAATGACGGTTCGCGTTCCCACAATGAGGAGAATGAATACAGGAGGGACACCCTTCTTCACAGTTGCATTGTGTTACAAGCGATCGCGTTTCCTCGAGCAAAGAGTGCAAGCTCTCGAACGCTGCCCGGCAATACCCAGCGCCCCCTTCGAACCCATCATGAATGAAGATCGTTCCGCCGGTCGTTTGTGAGTGTCGTTCGATCGAGAGACCCCCAATATCCGCGCGGTCGCACAATACTTCTCGCGGAAATAAGGAGATCATCGCATGTTCGGCTGCGTGAAGGGCGTTCCCCCACCCTTCCGCATCAGTCGCTTTTTTACGAACGGCGGCCTCTAACCGGTTCGGGAACTCCAAGACGAGTCCAGTTGTCGTATATTCCGCCGGTGGGAGAGGCTCGTCGATCGGTCGTTCGACTGGGTTATCATCTTTTAGATTGTCGTGGTAGAGGTAGCTCTCAACTTGCTCGGTGACGGCCACCTTTGCAAGCGTTTTTTTGACATCAATCCCGTTCCAATTGACCGTTCCTCGTTTTATTGAATCTTTAATAAGGATCTCTTTGTCAGTGATCGCCTCAGTGTACGCCTGCGTCTGTTCGGACTCTAACCGTGCCTCGCCGTTTTGCACATCAAAATCGGTTACCTTGTACGTACGTTTCTGGTGGGTGTAAAGCGCACCAGGATGAGCGTCTCGCATCGCCGACTGGTACTGCAATTCCCCAATGGTGTCATCGTTCAATCGATCCTGAAGAGTTATTTGTTGGCCTTTGATGCCACGGATATCCGTGTTCAGTTGGGGATCGTCCTCGTTAGTACCCCAGAGGATCCGTTCGCGTTCATCGACAGATTGAATTCGACCGTTCTCTTTTAGTTGACGAATGACCGATGGGAATAGTTCTCCAAAGTGCTTTTTATCATCCGGTTCGAGCCACCAGTCATCGGCCGCAGAGACCACGTGGTCGGGGAGAATCGCCTCGTTCTCTGGGTTTACTATTGCTGCCTCGACATCACCGTCAAACAGTTGGTCAGGATCACGCATTACATACTGGTCGAGAGGATCGTCCCCACCGACGAGAATAATTAAAGAGTCATCATCACCACGGCCCGCACGTCCAGCTCGTTGAAACGTTGACATTCGCGTTCCCGGATACCCATCTAGAATAACGACATCCAGTGTGCCAATGTCGATGCCTAATTCCATCGCTTCTGTAGACCACACTCCGCGAGCATCACCGTTCCGAAGCGCTTCCTCTAGTTCGATACGAGGGTCATTGTCGAGTGCACCATGGTATGCATGAATGCGCTCTGCGAGATCATCGCGATTACGACCACGGAGCAGGCGGTCTGATCGTTCGGCATACTGTGCGGCTCCTTGCCGGGAACGAGTAAATACAATTGTTTGGTATCCACGTTGGACTAGATCAGCAAAAAGACGGACGGATTCTTGATGATGTGACCGTCGTTCCCCACCCTGGACGGTATCACGGTGTGGTATCGCCCGGGGCTGGGAGCTGTCATTGTCCGTGTCCGGCGCTACCGGCGCGCCAGGGTTATTCCCAACCGGAGCTCTTTGGTCGGCACTGTTCGATTCCTGAGATTCAATCTCGCTCGACTGATCTCCATCGGATGTATCCTCCGACTTCAGTGGCGGATTCCATAGCAACCAGTGTTCATCACCTGTCAGTGACGCATCCTCGTCAATGAGCGTAAACGATTCCGAGGGTTGGTCGGTGATCGTCGACGCATGTTCGACCGGGTTTCCTATTGTCGCTGAGCAACAGATGTACGACGGATCCGCGTTCAGTCGCTCGCACAGCCGGTTCAGGCGCCGAAAGACAAGTGAGATATGACTCCCGAAGTGGCCTCTGTTCATATGGACCTCGTCAATGATAATCGTGCCAAGTTGGCGGAACAGCCATTCCCAATTTCGACTCGAGTTCCCATAGGGGACGACCGAGAGATGGATTTGATCGATGGTCGTGAGGACGATGTCGGGCTGTTTCTCTCGTTTTAATTGTTCTTTTTCAGCCTCCTTTGTTTGTCCCGTTTGAACACCAACGTCGATGTCGTACCCGAGGTCATCAGCATAGTCTTGAAAAGTCTTAGCCTGATCGTTGATCAGGGCCCGATATGGTGCGATATAGAGCGTCTTTTCGTTTTGTTCTACCGCTCGCTCCAGCGCCGGTATTAGATAGGTTAGAGACTTACCAGACGCTGTGGGCGTCGCAACGACTGTGTTCTCTCCGTCTCGAACAGCTTTGATCGCTTGTACCTGGTGGTCGTACAACTGATCAATACCACGACGATCTAAAGCTGCATTCACAGCCGGCAGCATATCCAACGATGATGTCGATGCAGACTGTCCAGATAGTGTCCGATGATCGGTGATCTGTCCGTTGTAATAATCCCGATCTTGCAACCATGACACGGTCTCGGGAATGGAGGGACGCTCGGTCATTGT of Natranaeroarchaeum aerophilus contains these proteins:
- a CDS encoding DEAD/DEAH box helicase, encoding MTERPSIPETVSWLQDRDYYNGQITDHRTLSGQSASTSSLDMLPAVNAALDRRGIDQLYDHQVQAIKAVRDGENTVVATPTASGKSLTYLIPALERAVEQNEKTLYIAPYRALINDQAKTFQDYADDLGYDIDVGVQTGQTKEAEKEQLKREKQPDIVLTTIDQIHLSVVPYGNSSRNWEWLFRQLGTIIIDEVHMNRGHFGSHISLVFRRLNRLCERLNADPSYICCSATIGNPVEHASTITDQPSESFTLIDEDASLTGDEHWLLWNPPLKSEDTSDGDQSSEIESQESNSADQRAPVGNNPGAPVAPDTDNDSSQPRAIPHRDTVQGGERRSHHQESVRLFADLVQRGYQTIVFTRSRQGAAQYAERSDRLLRGRNRDDLAERIHAYHGALDNDPRIELEEALRNGDARGVWSTEAMELGIDIGTLDVVILDGYPGTRMSTFQRAGRAGRGDDDSLIILVGGDDPLDQYVMRDPDQLFDGDVEAAIVNPENEAILPDHVVSAADDWWLEPDDKKHFGELFPSVIRQLKENGRIQSVDERERILWGTNEDDPQLNTDIRGIKGQQITLQDRLNDDTIGELQYQSAMRDAHPGALYTHQKRTYKVTDFDVQNGEARLESEQTQAYTEAITDKEILIKDSIKRGTVNWNGIDVKKTLAKVAVTEQVESYLYHDNLKDDNPVERPIDEPLPPAEYTTTGLVLEFPNRLEAAVRKKATDAEGWGNALHAAEHAMISLFPREVLCDRADIGGLSIERHSQTTGGTIFIHDGFEGGAGYCRAAFESLHSLLEETRSLVTQCNCEEGCPSCIHSPHCGNANRHLNKQLGEVLLTASRAEFQAQ
- a CDS encoding DUF7342 family protein produces the protein MSEFSRVGVQSWTESMSARDRIRAVAETLREPRSVNWISEQADAAWSTTNEELQDLVDQGQLRRVETGETTRYQPDYTRLLFEEIRTLIEENTREELRNELVAITEEIEEWQATYDVETWEELEQSLADGDLVSDELHERRDASTRWEENLEDRRLIKHALALYSDVEAARDQMIDAADRTMR